A window of Mucilaginibacter sp. PAMC 26640 contains these coding sequences:
- a CDS encoding phenylalanine--tRNA ligase subunit alpha translates to MMQSKIDQYTSEIKAFSAAKADELEAFRIKYLGTKGIIKDLFEQFKTVSADEKRTFGKVLNQFKQMAEARYEEIKESLTSEIADPKSEIDLTLPGDGFEVGSRHPLSLVRNEIIDIFKRLGFVVAEGPEIEDDWHNFSALNFPEEHPARDMQDTFFIRKGDEEKGDIALRTHTSSVQVRMMENGKPPFRAIMPGRVYRNEAISARAHCFFHQVEGLYVDENVSFSDLKQTLYHFVQELYGEGTKVRFRPSYFPFTEPSAEMDISCTICKGAGCNMCKYSGWVEILGCGMVDPNVLENCGIDSNKFTGFAFGMGMERIANLKYVIRDLRLFSENDVRFLKQFQTEII, encoded by the coding sequence ATAATGCAATCAAAAATAGATCAATATACCAGCGAGATCAAAGCTTTTTCTGCAGCTAAAGCAGACGAACTGGAAGCTTTCCGCATTAAATATTTGGGTACCAAGGGAATTATCAAGGACCTGTTTGAACAGTTTAAAACGGTAAGTGCTGACGAGAAGCGCACTTTTGGTAAAGTGCTTAACCAGTTTAAGCAGATGGCTGAGGCGCGTTATGAAGAAATTAAAGAATCACTTACTTCAGAAATTGCAGATCCCAAATCCGAGATTGACCTGACCTTGCCGGGTGATGGTTTTGAAGTAGGCTCTCGCCATCCGCTTTCGCTGGTACGTAACGAAATTATTGACATATTTAAACGTTTGGGCTTTGTGGTAGCAGAAGGACCGGAGATAGAAGACGACTGGCACAACTTTTCTGCCTTAAACTTCCCGGAAGAACATCCTGCCCGTGATATGCAGGATACTTTTTTTATCCGCAAAGGCGATGAAGAAAAAGGCGATATTGCTTTGCGCACCCATACTTCATCGGTACAGGTACGCATGATGGAGAATGGTAAACCACCTTTCCGCGCTATTATGCCGGGCCGGGTTTACCGTAACGAAGCCATTTCGGCACGTGCCCATTGCTTCTTCCACCAGGTGGAAGGGTTGTATGTAGATGAAAATGTATCGTTTTCGGATTTAAAACAAACGCTTTATCACTTTGTGCAGGAGCTTTATGGCGAAGGTACCAAGGTACGTTTCCGCCCTTCCTATTTCCCTTTCACCGAGCCTTCGGCCGAAATGGATATCTCCTGTACGATTTGTAAAGGAGCGGGCTGTAATATGTGTAAGTATAGCGGTTGGGTAGAGATCCTGGGCTGTGGGATGGTTGATCCGAACGTTTTGGAGAATTGCGGTATCGACAGTAACAAATTTACCGGCTTTGCTTTTGGTATGGGGATGGAAAGAATTGCCAACCTGAAATATGTCATCCGCGATCTGCGTTTGTTCTCTGAGAACGATGTTCGCTTCTTAAAACAATTCCAAACAGAGATCATCTAA
- a CDS encoding glycine C-acetyltransferase (catalyzes the formation of 2-amino-3-oxobutanoate from acetyl-CoA and glycine) yields MYKTLQPVLQQELADIENAGLFKRERIITSPQGADITVEGGKDVINFCANNYLGLSAHPKVIAAAKNAMDTHGFGLSSVRFICGTQDIHKELEQKISEFLGTEDTILYAAAFDANGGVFEPLFNDQDAIISDELNHASIIDGVRLCKAQRYRYKHDDMADLEEKLQATQGLRHRIIVTDGAFSMDGTIAQLDKICVLAEKYNALVMIDECHCSGFMGKTGRGTHEHHNVMGQIDIITGTLGKALGGASGGFTSGRKEIIDMLRQRSRPYLFSNTLAPAITGASIAVLDMLSETTDLRDKLETNTQYFREQMTAAGFDIKPGVHPIVPVMLYDAKLAQEFAAKMLEEGIYVIGFYYPVVPQGKARIRVQISAAHERAHLDKAIAAFTKVGKDLAVIK; encoded by the coding sequence ATGTACAAAACATTGCAGCCGGTTTTACAGCAAGAGCTGGCCGATATTGAAAACGCAGGGTTATTTAAAAGAGAAAGAATAATTACCTCGCCGCAAGGAGCAGATATTACCGTGGAGGGAGGTAAGGATGTGATCAATTTTTGTGCAAATAACTATCTGGGCTTATCGGCACACCCCAAGGTAATTGCCGCTGCAAAAAATGCTATGGATACCCATGGTTTTGGCCTTTCATCCGTGCGCTTTATTTGCGGAACGCAGGATATACACAAAGAACTGGAGCAAAAGATCTCTGAATTTTTAGGTACCGAAGACACCATTCTGTATGCTGCTGCATTTGATGCAAATGGCGGTGTTTTTGAACCGCTGTTTAACGATCAGGATGCCATTATCTCTGACGAGCTGAACCATGCCTCAATTATTGATGGGGTGCGTTTGTGCAAGGCTCAGCGCTACCGTTATAAACATGATGACATGGCCGACCTGGAAGAGAAACTTCAGGCTACACAAGGGTTGCGCCATCGCATTATTGTAACCGACGGCGCTTTCTCTATGGATGGCACCATAGCGCAGCTGGATAAAATTTGTGTGCTTGCAGAGAAATACAATGCCCTGGTAATGATAGATGAGTGCCATTGCAGTGGCTTTATGGGTAAAACCGGCCGCGGCACACATGAGCACCACAACGTGATGGGCCAGATTGATATTATAACCGGCACTTTGGGTAAGGCCCTGGGTGGTGCGTCTGGCGGATTTACATCGGGTCGTAAAGAAATTATCGATATGCTGCGCCAGCGGTCGCGACCATACTTATTCAGTAACACACTGGCCCCGGCCATTACGGGTGCATCGATAGCGGTGTTGGATATGCTGAGCGAAACCACCGATCTTCGTGATAAACTAGAAACCAATACCCAATATTTCCGTGAGCAAATGACCGCGGCAGGTTTTGATATTAAGCCGGGTGTACACCCTATTGTACCGGTAATGTTATATGATGCCAAGCTGGCGCAGGAGTTTGCAGCCAAAATGCTGGAAGAAGGTATTTATGTTATCGGTTTTTACTACCCGGTAGTACCGCAGGGTAAGGCCAGGATCCGGGTACAGATCTCAGCCGCACATGAGCGGGCGCATTTAGATAAGGCCATTGCAGCCTTTACTAAGGTTGGTAAGGATTTAGCGGTAATTAAATAA